A single Pseudoalteromonas phenolica DNA region contains:
- a CDS encoding RNA polymerase sigma factor FliA has protein sequence MGYQTTDNLNRVIERHTGLVKKVACHLLARLPANIQLDDLVQSGMIGLIEASKNFDASKGASFETFAGIRIRGAMLDEIRRGDWAPRSVHKNSRMVSEAISNLESELGREPKDTEIAEKLDITLDEYHHILHDVNASKIIGIEDLGVDEDVITPVNNDLALDKPFNNVKNERFNESLVTAIQSLPERDALVLSLYYNDEMNLKEIGQILDVSESRVSQIHGQAMIRLRAKINDWVN, from the coding sequence ATGGGCTATCAAACTACAGACAATCTTAACAGAGTGATAGAGCGTCATACCGGTCTCGTCAAAAAAGTGGCGTGTCATTTATTGGCGCGCTTGCCTGCAAATATTCAGTTAGATGATCTCGTTCAATCAGGCATGATTGGTTTGATCGAAGCCTCAAAAAACTTTGATGCGAGTAAGGGCGCCAGTTTTGAAACCTTTGCTGGGATTCGAATTCGAGGCGCTATGTTAGATGAAATTCGCCGTGGCGATTGGGCACCAAGAAGTGTTCATAAAAATAGTCGCATGGTATCTGAGGCGATCTCTAACCTTGAGAGTGAGCTAGGTCGAGAGCCTAAAGACACTGAAATCGCTGAAAAACTTGATATTACTCTAGATGAGTACCATCATATTCTACATGACGTTAACGCGAGTAAAATCATTGGTATTGAAGATTTAGGTGTCGATGAAGACGTAATCACTCCAGTTAACAATGATTTAGCGCTAGACAAACCGTTCAATAACGTTAAAAATGAGCGTTTTAATGAATCGTTGGTAACAGCGATCCAATCGTTACCGGAAAGAGATGCGCTTGTCTTATCTCTTTACTATAACGACGAAATGAATTTAAAAGAAATAGGGCAAATACTCGATGTGAGTGAATCACGAGTAAGCCAAATACATGGGCAGGCAATGATTAGGCTTAGGGCTAAAATCAATGACTGGGTCAATTAG
- a CDS encoding chemotaxis protein CheA: MSFEVDEDILQDFLVEAGEILELLSEQLVELENNPEDKELLNAIFRGFHTVKGGAGFLSMTELVDACHGAENVFDVLRQGQRSVSPELMDVILQSLDTINEMFAHIQNREQPDPADPALLETLHQLSKPESEDEQISISNAEPEAAVEEAPQADLSADDILFDIDTDDVAGETTSESIDEITEDEFESLLDELHGAGKGPAIEQPSSSPSSIEDGDITDDEFDSLLDELHGVGSFGAIDTPSQAKAETTQAAAPSQPSSASSDDEINDEEFEALLDELHGKGGAPKSLEPAEPPKAAPSPQPKKPEPVTAKPVAKPKPAPQPAKSAPTPAPAAKAQTAQASAKKPPAPQAETTVRVDTKRLDQIMNMVGELVLVRNRLVSLANNSSSEAMGKAISNLDVVTADLQGAVMKTRMQPIKKVFGRFPRVVRDLARSLKKDINLILEGEETDLDKNLVEALADPLVHLVRNSVDHGIEMPDVREASGKPRTGTVTLSASQEGDHILLTIKDDGAGMDAEKLKKIAINKGVIDSDQASRLSDTEAYNLIFAPGFSTKEEISDISGRGVGMDVVKTKITQLNGSVNIQSELGVGTILEIKVPLTLAILPTLMVVVGEQTFALPLAGVSEIFHLDLTKTNVVDGQLTIIVREKAIPLFYLEHWLVKGADRSTKKAEGHVVIVQIGTQQVGFVVDSLIGQEEVVIKPLDALLQGTPGMAGATITSDGGIALILDVPNMLKHYAGK; the protein is encoded by the coding sequence ATGAGCTTTGAAGTCGATGAAGATATACTACAAGACTTTCTTGTTGAAGCTGGTGAAATATTAGAGCTGTTATCTGAGCAGCTTGTTGAGCTAGAAAATAACCCTGAAGATAAAGAATTACTGAATGCTATTTTTAGAGGTTTCCACACGGTAAAAGGTGGAGCAGGCTTTTTAAGCATGACCGAGCTTGTTGATGCTTGTCATGGTGCTGAAAACGTCTTCGATGTTTTAAGGCAAGGCCAGCGTTCTGTTTCTCCAGAGTTGATGGATGTCATTCTTCAATCACTCGATACCATAAACGAAATGTTCGCTCATATTCAAAACCGTGAGCAACCAGACCCTGCAGATCCGGCACTACTCGAAACGTTGCACCAACTAAGCAAGCCAGAATCTGAGGATGAACAGATTTCAATTTCAAATGCTGAACCAGAGGCCGCTGTAGAAGAAGCACCACAAGCGGATTTATCTGCTGATGATATTCTTTTTGATATTGATACCGATGATGTAGCTGGTGAAACTACTTCAGAAAGTATTGATGAAATAACAGAAGACGAATTTGAAAGTTTGCTCGACGAGCTGCATGGTGCAGGTAAAGGTCCTGCGATTGAACAACCTTCTTCATCGCCATCTAGTATTGAAGATGGAGACATAACCGATGATGAGTTTGACAGTTTATTAGATGAACTCCATGGTGTGGGCAGTTTCGGCGCTATTGATACGCCTTCTCAGGCAAAAGCCGAAACGACTCAGGCTGCTGCTCCTTCACAACCTTCCTCAGCATCAAGCGATGACGAAATCAATGATGAAGAGTTCGAAGCGCTATTAGATGAACTTCATGGTAAGGGGGGGGCTCCAAAGTCGTTAGAACCCGCAGAACCCCCAAAAGCAGCTCCAAGCCCACAACCAAAGAAACCAGAGCCTGTTACTGCGAAACCTGTAGCTAAGCCAAAACCTGCGCCTCAGCCAGCTAAATCTGCTCCAACACCTGCACCTGCGGCGAAAGCACAAACTGCACAGGCATCGGCTAAAAAGCCGCCTGCACCTCAAGCTGAAACAACCGTTCGTGTTGATACTAAGCGTCTAGACCAAATAATGAATATGGTTGGTGAATTAGTATTGGTAAGAAATCGCCTTGTAAGTTTAGCTAACAACTCTAGCAGTGAAGCTATGGGTAAAGCGATTTCTAACCTTGATGTGGTTACTGCCGATTTGCAAGGTGCAGTAATGAAAACTCGAATGCAACCGATCAAGAAAGTATTTGGTAGGTTCCCTCGTGTTGTTCGTGACTTAGCGAGAAGCTTGAAGAAAGACATTAATCTTATCCTCGAAGGTGAAGAGACAGATTTAGATAAAAATTTAGTTGAAGCACTTGCCGACCCACTTGTTCACTTAGTACGGAACTCTGTAGATCATGGTATTGAAATGCCTGATGTTCGTGAGGCATCAGGTAAACCTCGTACAGGCACAGTGACGCTCTCGGCATCTCAAGAGGGTGATCATATTCTGTTGACCATCAAAGATGATGGTGCAGGTATGGATGCTGAAAAACTGAAAAAAATAGCCATTAATAAAGGTGTTATTGATTCAGACCAGGCAAGTCGTTTATCTGACACAGAAGCTTATAACCTCATTTTTGCACCTGGATTTTCGACCAAGGAAGAGATTTCAGATATTTCTGGTCGTGGTGTTGGGATGGACGTTGTTAAAACGAAAATCACTCAACTTAACGGTTCTGTCAATATCCAATCAGAACTAGGTGTAGGCACTATCCTTGAGATAAAAGTGCCTCTGACACTGGCAATTTTACCAACATTAATGGTTGTAGTAGGTGAGCAAACCTTTGCTTTGCCGCTTGCAGGCGTTAGTGAAATATTCCATTTAGACTTAACAAAAACCAATGTTGTAGATGGACAGCTAACGATTATTGTTCGTGAAAAAGCAATTCCTTTATTCTATTTAGAACACTGGCTTGTAAAAGGCGCAGATAGATCAACGAAGAAAGCTGAAGGACATGTTGTAATTGTTCAAATAGGTACACAGCAGGTTGGATTTGTTGTTGACTCCCTTATTGGTCAAGAAGAAGTGGTGATAAAGCCGCTCGATGCCTTATTACAAGGTACACCAGGTATGGCTGGAGCAACAATTACTTCTGACGGTGGGATAGCATTAATCTTGGATGTGCCAAATATGCTAAAACACTATGCAGGTAAGTAA
- a CDS encoding protein phosphatase CheZ yields the protein MSAPSVPQITLEQAKQLVAYLEQGEQDKADELIMEAASKEQSELFAEVGKLTRQLHESLKNFELDTRIADLTTEALPDAKERLNYVMEMTENAANKTMDAVEASLPLAQQLADDLSDIKPIWDRLMRRDIQLGEFKSLCHDLDKFMQGSQSTTDELQGHMTNVLMAQDYQDLTGQVIRRVIELVREVEDSLIHLLTVFGTAEEPQAKLKENIEEVQIAEMDPADISGPEGPIMNAESREDVVSNQDEVDDLLSSLGF from the coding sequence ATGTCAGCACCTTCTGTGCCTCAAATAACACTTGAACAAGCTAAGCAATTAGTGGCTTATCTTGAACAAGGCGAGCAAGATAAAGCAGATGAATTGATCATGGAAGCTGCGAGTAAGGAGCAATCTGAACTTTTTGCTGAAGTGGGTAAGTTGACTCGTCAGTTACACGAGTCTCTGAAAAATTTTGAGCTTGATACACGTATTGCTGATTTGACGACAGAAGCCTTACCTGATGCTAAAGAACGTTTAAATTATGTCATGGAAATGACAGAAAATGCTGCCAATAAGACGATGGACGCAGTTGAAGCAAGCTTACCACTCGCGCAACAGCTTGCAGACGATTTATCTGATATAAAACCAATTTGGGATCGCCTGATGAGACGAGACATTCAACTTGGTGAATTTAAGTCTCTTTGTCATGACTTAGATAAGTTCATGCAAGGTTCTCAGTCTACAACTGACGAACTTCAAGGTCATATGACAAATGTTTTGATGGCCCAAGACTATCAAGATTTAACCGGTCAGGTAATTCGGCGTGTAATAGAATTAGTCAGAGAAGTTGAAGATAGTTTAATTCATTTATTAACAGTATTTGGCACGGCAGAAGAACCCCAAGCAAAACTAAAAGAAAATATTGAAGAGGTTCAGATTGCTGAAATGGATCCTGCTGATATTTCGGGACCAGAAGGCCCGATTATGAATGCAGAATCTAGAGAAGATGTCGTATCTAATCAAGATGAGGTCGACGATTTACTGTCGAGCTTAGGCTTCTAA
- the cheY gene encoding chemotaxis response regulator CheY, with the protein MDKNMKILVVDDFSTMRRIIKNLLRDLGFTNVQEADDGSTALPMLQNQEFDFVVTDWNMPGMQGIDLLRAIRADDSLKHIPVLMVTAEAKKEQIVAAAQAGVNGYIVKPFTAGTLKTKLEKVFERLG; encoded by the coding sequence TTGGATAAAAACATGAAAATTCTTGTGGTTGATGATTTTTCTACGATGAGAAGAATAATCAAAAACCTACTGAGAGACTTAGGTTTTACAAACGTACAAGAAGCAGATGATGGTAGCACAGCTTTGCCTATGCTTCAGAATCAAGAATTTGATTTCGTAGTCACAGACTGGAACATGCCAGGCATGCAGGGTATAGATCTTCTTCGAGCTATTCGTGCAGATGACAGCCTTAAACATATACCAGTACTTATGGTGACAGCAGAAGCGAAAAAAGAACAAATTGTTGCTGCTGCGCAAGCAGGTGTTAATGGTTATATCGTTAAGCCATTCACTGCCGGAACACTGAAAACAAAACTAGAAAAAGTGTTTGAACGTTTAGGCTAA
- the flhA gene encoding flagellar biosynthesis protein FlhA — protein sequence MDFKAVLQGFNENKKDYAKGVGTPLLVLAALGMVILPLPPFLLDILFSFNIALALVVLLVTVYTMKPLEFGMFPAVLLIATIMRLALNVASTRVVLLEGHNGGDAAGKVIEAFGSVVIGGNYAVGLVVFLILIIINFVVITKGAGRISEVSARFTLDAMPGKQMAIDADLNAGFISADEARKRRDEVTREADFYGSMDGASKFVKGDAIAGIVILAINIIGGLFVGMIQHDLSFSRAMEVYTLLTIGDGLVAQLPSLLLSIGTAIVVTRQNESHNMGEQFKTQLGNEKSLYIAAGILITMGLVPGMPHIAFLSLGALLGYLAYYTQQQKAKADEEQAQQEAKGGDVAAKQQDQKELGWDDVQPVDVIGLEVGYRLIPLVDQAQGGELLSRIKGVRKKLSQELGFLVPPVHIRDNLELDPNEYRITLMGVGSGNGELKHGDELAINPGQVFGPINGVATTDPAFGLEAVWIKPEQKDEAHSLGYTVVDAATVVATHISQLLTNNASLLLGHEEVQNLLDMLAKSHPRLVEGLVPDILPLTTVVKVLQNLLNEGVAIRDMRSIVQTLVEYGPRSQDPDVLTSAVRISLRRLIVQDAVGGADEIPVITLAPELEQMLHQSLQNAGDEGAGIEPGLAERLQASLREAHQTQEMLGDPSILLTSGMLRSVLSRFVKHTIPGLRVMSYQEVPDERQIKIVSSVGQ from the coding sequence ATGGATTTTAAAGCAGTTTTACAAGGTTTTAATGAAAATAAAAAAGACTATGCAAAAGGGGTCGGAACGCCACTTTTAGTGCTTGCGGCTTTGGGCATGGTAATTTTGCCTTTACCTCCATTTCTTTTAGATATCTTATTCTCTTTCAATATTGCTTTGGCACTGGTGGTATTACTCGTTACCGTTTACACCATGAAACCATTGGAATTTGGCATGTTCCCAGCGGTTCTGCTTATTGCAACTATCATGCGATTAGCCTTAAATGTTGCTAGTACTCGTGTTGTGTTACTTGAAGGTCATAATGGTGGAGATGCTGCGGGTAAGGTAATTGAAGCGTTTGGTTCAGTGGTTATTGGAGGCAATTATGCTGTTGGCCTTGTTGTCTTCTTAATCCTCATTATTATCAACTTTGTGGTTATTACCAAGGGTGCTGGGCGTATTTCTGAAGTATCTGCGCGTTTCACACTAGATGCAATGCCAGGTAAGCAGATGGCAATTGATGCTGATTTAAATGCAGGCTTTATTAGTGCGGATGAAGCGCGTAAGCGCCGCGACGAAGTAACACGTGAAGCAGATTTTTATGGTTCAATGGATGGTGCCAGTAAGTTCGTGAAAGGCGATGCCATAGCAGGTATTGTAATCTTAGCAATCAATATCATTGGTGGTTTATTTGTTGGTATGATCCAACACGACCTATCGTTTTCAAGAGCGATGGAAGTATACACTCTACTTACCATTGGAGATGGTCTAGTTGCACAGCTCCCTTCTTTGTTACTTTCAATTGGCACAGCAATCGTAGTTACTCGCCAAAACGAATCTCATAACATGGGCGAGCAGTTTAAAACTCAATTGGGTAATGAGAAGTCTCTCTATATTGCTGCTGGTATCTTAATCACGATGGGTTTGGTGCCGGGTATGCCACATATTGCATTTTTAAGCTTAGGTGCGCTCCTTGGTTATTTGGCTTATTACACTCAACAGCAAAAAGCGAAAGCTGATGAAGAGCAAGCGCAACAGGAAGCTAAAGGCGGAGATGTTGCAGCTAAACAACAAGATCAAAAAGAACTTGGTTGGGATGATGTTCAACCAGTCGATGTTATAGGCCTAGAAGTCGGTTACCGTTTAATTCCACTTGTAGATCAGGCGCAAGGTGGTGAGCTGTTAAGCCGCATTAAAGGTGTTCGTAAGAAGCTTTCACAAGAACTTGGCTTCTTGGTTCCGCCTGTTCACATCCGTGATAATCTTGAATTAGATCCAAATGAATATCGTATCACCTTGATGGGGGTAGGTTCAGGCAATGGTGAATTAAAGCATGGTGATGAATTAGCTATAAACCCAGGGCAAGTATTTGGCCCAATCAATGGCGTAGCAACTACGGATCCAGCCTTTGGCTTAGAGGCAGTTTGGATTAAGCCTGAGCAAAAAGATGAAGCGCATTCATTAGGCTATACAGTAGTAGATGCAGCGACTGTTGTCGCAACTCATATTAGCCAATTGCTAACAAATAATGCGTCATTACTACTAGGACATGAAGAAGTTCAGAATCTATTAGACATGCTTGCTAAATCCCACCCTCGACTAGTGGAAGGTTTAGTGCCTGATATTTTACCTCTTACAACAGTGGTTAAAGTACTTCAAAATCTATTGAATGAAGGGGTTGCTATTCGTGATATGCGTTCGATTGTTCAAACTCTTGTTGAATACGGTCCGCGCAGTCAAGACCCTGATGTATTAACCTCTGCAGTGCGAATTTCACTGCGTAGATTAATCGTTCAAGACGCCGTTGGCGGTGCTGATGAAATCCCTGTCATAACATTGGCACCTGAGTTGGAACAGATGTTGCATCAGTCACTTCAGAACGCGGGTGATGAAGGGGCTGGAATTGAGCCAGGCCTTGCGGAGCGACTTCAAGCATCATTAAGAGAAGCGCACCAAACGCAAGAAATGCTAGGCGACCCATCCATCCTTCTAACCTCAGGTATGTTAAGAAGTGTGCTTTCAAGGTTTGTCAAACATACGATCCCAGGTCTTCGAGTGATGTCATATCAAGAAGTACCAGATGAAAGACAAATCAAAATTGTGAGCTCAGTTGGACAATAA
- a CDS encoding MinD/ParA family ATP-binding protein, with amino-acid sequence MINTVLDQASGLRRMNQNGNHGVKVIAVTGGKGGVGKTNVSLNTAIALGQQGNRVLVLDADLGLANCDVMLGLRVEKNLSHVLSGECELDEILVEGPAGIKIVPATSGSQNMVELTPAEHAGLIRAFSELNTEFDILIVDTAAGISDMVLSFSRAAQDVMVVVCDEPTSITDAYALIKVLSREHGVYRFKIVANMVRSLREGQELFAKLSKVTDRFLDVALELVATIPFDENMRKSSRRQKTIVELFPNSPAAVAFRGLAGKAVKWPIPHQPSGHLEFFIEQLVNG; translated from the coding sequence ATGATTAACACAGTATTAGATCAAGCAAGTGGCCTGCGTAGAATGAATCAAAATGGCAACCATGGCGTAAAAGTAATTGCAGTAACGGGTGGAAAAGGGGGCGTTGGTAAAACCAATGTCTCGTTGAATACGGCTATTGCACTTGGTCAGCAAGGAAATAGAGTACTCGTTTTAGATGCCGACTTAGGTTTGGCAAATTGTGACGTGATGCTTGGTTTAAGAGTAGAAAAAAACCTATCTCACGTACTATCTGGTGAGTGTGAGTTAGACGAAATTTTAGTCGAAGGGCCTGCTGGCATTAAAATTGTCCCCGCAACGTCGGGCTCTCAAAATATGGTAGAGTTGACACCAGCCGAACATGCCGGACTTATTCGTGCATTTAGCGAATTAAATACTGAGTTTGACATTTTAATTGTCGATACCGCTGCAGGTATTTCAGATATGGTTCTCAGTTTTTCACGAGCTGCGCAAGATGTCATGGTTGTGGTGTGTGATGAACCAACATCAATTACTGATGCCTATGCATTAATTAAAGTTCTCAGCCGTGAACATGGTGTTTATCGTTTTAAAATTGTCGCAAACATGGTTAGAAGCTTACGTGAAGGGCAAGAGCTTTTTGCTAAACTATCAAAAGTTACCGACAGATTCTTAGATGTTGCACTAGAATTAGTGGCAACCATTCCGTTTGATGAAAATATGCGTAAATCTTCGCGCCGTCAAAAGACCATTGTTGAGTTATTTCCAAACTCACCAGCGGCTGTTGCATTTAGAGGGTTGGCGGGTAAAGCAGTTAAATGGCCAATACCACATCAACCTTCTGGCCATTTAGAGTTTTTTATTGAACAGCTAGTCAACGGGTAA
- the flhB gene encoding flagellar biosynthesis protein FlhB — MAEDSGQERTEEPTDKKINESRKKGQVARSKDLGTTFVLIFSAIALLMYGPAIAKGLYNIMGRGLTLNRNETYDTTKMFSVWGEMFSEIFFPMAMFVFIITIAGIVGNTLLGGFNFSWQAAAPKASKMSPMKGIKRMLGPQAAIELVKAILKFVLVAGFAILLIQMFFYEILHLSIEQIPSSIIHALEILAWMFLALSCTMIIISAIDAPYQSYNHHKQLKMTLQEVKDEYKNSEGDPQIKARIRRTQREMSQRRMMQDVPDADVVVTNPTHYSVALKYDTEKAGAPIVLAKGVDELAMQIRKIAKGNEVPIVESPILTRSLYHTTEVGDQIPDQLFTAVAQVLAYVFQLKRFQKGRGRRPTKLSNNLPIPDDVKH, encoded by the coding sequence ATGGCAGAAGATTCTGGTCAAGAGAGGACCGAAGAACCCACCGATAAGAAAATAAATGAGTCTCGCAAGAAAGGACAAGTTGCGCGTTCAAAGGATCTTGGCACTACTTTCGTGCTGATCTTCTCAGCGATTGCTTTATTGATGTATGGGCCTGCAATCGCGAAAGGCCTGTATAATATTATGGGTCGTGGATTAACTTTGAATCGAAATGAAACTTACGACACTACGAAAATGTTTTCTGTATGGGGGGAAATGTTTTCTGAAATATTTTTTCCGATGGCTATGTTTGTGTTTATCATCACAATCGCAGGTATTGTTGGAAATACCTTGTTGGGAGGTTTTAATTTCAGTTGGCAAGCCGCTGCACCCAAAGCAAGTAAAATGTCTCCAATGAAGGGGATTAAGCGTATGCTGGGACCGCAAGCTGCTATAGAGTTAGTGAAAGCTATTCTTAAATTTGTATTGGTTGCTGGCTTTGCAATTTTATTAATACAGATGTTTTTTTATGAAATTCTGCATTTGAGTATTGAACAGATCCCAAGTTCAATCATTCATGCCCTAGAAATTCTGGCTTGGATGTTTCTGGCGCTTAGTTGCACAATGATAATCATCTCAGCCATAGATGCGCCTTACCAAAGTTATAATCACCATAAACAATTGAAAATGACTCTACAAGAAGTGAAGGATGAGTACAAAAATTCTGAGGGTGATCCACAGATAAAAGCACGAATTCGTCGAACGCAGCGAGAAATGTCCCAAAGGCGCATGATGCAAGATGTGCCTGATGCTGATGTGGTTGTTACAAACCCGACGCACTATTCAGTTGCACTTAAATACGATACTGAAAAAGCGGGAGCGCCGATTGTGCTTGCTAAAGGTGTTGATGAATTAGCAATGCAAATCCGAAAAATAGCAAAAGGTAATGAGGTTCCTATCGTTGAGTCTCCGATCTTAACGCGTTCACTTTATCATACGACAGAAGTTGGCGACCAAATCCCTGATCAGCTTTTTACTGCCGTGGCCCAAGTCTTAGCGTATGTATTTCAGCTAAAACGGTTTCAGAAAGGTCGTGGTAGAAGACCAACTAAGCTCAGTAATAATTTACCTATCCCTGACGATGTAAAACATTAA
- the flhF gene encoding flagellar biosynthesis protein FlhF, whose amino-acid sequence MKIKRFFAKDMRTALKEVKEELGVDAVIMSNKKLADGVEIVAAVDNERAPEKPAEQSQVNTIPAQSQPAQTRFIRPEPQRAKPEPQAQVADSLQALLDRQAPKPRSPELASMFSQSGINTDEVFKPRQTPEERFERPTSPQSFRAEPKVKNQQQSQSWSFDDDLDTGFSDDFEPAPKQVDEMATMREEMNAIRQLLEHQVSGLMKQEMERRDPTRACLVDRLQGMGVDKEVAEQMACFIPDDVSRKEAWNSLLEMVANQMHTTNNDILRQGGVYALVGPTGVGKTTTVAKLAALGAQKYGADKVALITTDTYRIGAYEQLATYGRIIGCPVKQVKDANELAEVLYHLRNKRLVLIDTAGMSQRDIRLTEQLNTLMRSARVDIRSYLVLSATSQMHVLQEAVRHFQKVNLSGCIFTKLDECLSLGEIISIAIQNRLPIGYLTNGQRVPEDIRVANAHKMVKKAEQLYLKRIKAQHSRRVPVASQTVGMYD is encoded by the coding sequence ATGAAGATTAAACGTTTTTTCGCCAAAGATATGCGTACAGCATTAAAAGAAGTTAAAGAAGAGCTTGGTGTCGATGCTGTTATTATGTCAAACAAGAAATTGGCAGACGGTGTAGAAATTGTTGCAGCCGTGGATAACGAGAGAGCGCCAGAAAAACCTGCTGAACAGTCACAAGTAAATACTATTCCCGCTCAGTCTCAGCCTGCGCAAACTCGCTTTATTCGTCCAGAACCACAACGTGCCAAACCAGAGCCTCAAGCCCAAGTTGCAGATAGTCTACAAGCACTGTTAGACAGACAAGCACCAAAACCTCGCTCACCAGAGCTTGCGTCTATGTTTTCCCAGTCAGGAATTAATACAGATGAAGTTTTTAAACCTCGCCAAACTCCTGAAGAGCGTTTTGAGCGTCCAACCTCACCTCAAAGCTTCAGAGCAGAGCCAAAAGTAAAAAATCAACAACAGTCTCAGTCTTGGAGTTTCGATGATGACCTAGATACAGGGTTTTCTGATGACTTTGAGCCTGCGCCTAAGCAAGTAGATGAAATGGCAACAATGAGAGAAGAGATGAATGCCATCCGCCAGCTACTTGAACATCAAGTTTCAGGCTTGATGAAGCAAGAAATGGAAAGAAGAGACCCAACGAGAGCGTGTTTAGTTGACCGCTTGCAAGGTATGGGAGTAGATAAGGAGGTTGCCGAGCAAATGGCTTGCTTTATTCCTGACGATGTATCAAGGAAAGAAGCATGGAATTCGCTGCTGGAAATGGTAGCTAATCAGATGCATACAACAAACAATGATATACTTCGCCAAGGTGGTGTATATGCATTAGTTGGCCCAACAGGTGTAGGTAAGACAACCACAGTCGCAAAACTTGCTGCACTAGGCGCGCAAAAGTATGGTGCTGATAAAGTTGCATTGATCACAACAGACACATATAGAATTGGTGCTTACGAACAGCTTGCGACTTATGGCCGAATTATTGGTTGTCCGGTAAAACAAGTAAAAGATGCCAATGAATTAGCGGAAGTTTTATATCATTTACGCAATAAGCGTCTAGTATTAATAGATACGGCGGGCATGAGTCAAAGAGACATTCGTTTGACAGAGCAACTTAATACATTAATGAGAAGTGCTAGAGTCGACATTCGTAGCTATTTGGTTTTAAGTGCAACATCACAGATGCATGTACTTCAAGAAGCGGTAAGACATTTCCAAAAAGTGAATTTAAGTGGTTGTATTTTTACAAAACTTGATGAATGTCTAAGTTTAGGCGAGATTATTAGTATTGCGATTCAAAATCGTTTGCCAATAGGGTATCTTACTAACGGTCAACGAGTGCCAGAAGACATTCGTGTAGCAAATGCTCATAAAATGGTCAAAAAGGCTGAGCAATTGTATTTAAAGAGAATAAAAGCACAACATTCGCGACGTGTACCTGTAGCGTCTCAGACAGTAGGAATGTATGATTAA